The following are from one region of the Ignavibacteriota bacterium genome:
- a CDS encoding peptidoglycan DD-metalloendopeptidase family protein — protein sequence MKSSKYIRIYIRFLYPFIGIAFVLLLLSVWIQCSDSESKIGCEPSHSPKINSFGFYSDSLDHEIHSVSKNETLSEILFELGVPADDINQIITKAKPFLDVRKIVAGNIYHAFTYDDSLSSLVYFVYEKNPRRFVVFNLKDSVKVYESEKEIEIRENKKSAVIDQSLWVSLLNADASPELAIKLSQIFAWQIDFYHLQQGDNFKVIYEELFVDDKFFAIGKIIGACFNCNGKDFFAVPFTQDSVFQYFDENGNSLRKAFLKAPLEFGRISSRYSKSRLHPIHKTRRPHLGVDYAAPVGTPVRSTGDGIVSDVGYNGGSGRFIKIRHNSVYSTMYLHLSKYAKGLKKGVQVKQGQVIGYVGSTGLSTGPHLDYRFFVNGNAVDPLKVEVPPSHPVKPELKAQYEVQMDSVLKMLEIIEFPSVSKPV from the coding sequence GTGAAATCAAGTAAATATATCAGGATATATATCCGATTTCTTTATCCTTTCATCGGAATTGCATTTGTTTTACTTCTTTTATCCGTCTGGATACAATGTTCCGATTCAGAATCCAAAATAGGATGTGAACCTTCGCATTCACCAAAAATAAACTCTTTCGGTTTTTATTCCGATTCGCTCGATCATGAAATACATTCAGTATCAAAGAACGAAACGCTTTCCGAAATTCTATTCGAGCTTGGAGTTCCTGCTGACGATATTAATCAAATCATTACTAAAGCTAAACCATTTCTGGATGTGAGAAAAATCGTTGCGGGAAATATATATCATGCATTTACTTATGACGACTCACTCAGTTCGTTAGTTTATTTTGTGTATGAAAAAAACCCACGACGTTTTGTTGTTTTTAATTTAAAAGATTCCGTCAAGGTATATGAAAGCGAAAAAGAAATTGAAATCAGAGAAAATAAAAAATCAGCAGTGATAGACCAATCACTCTGGGTATCATTGCTGAATGCTGATGCTTCACCGGAACTGGCTATAAAATTATCCCAGATTTTTGCGTGGCAAATTGACTTCTATCATTTACAGCAAGGGGATAACTTCAAAGTTATTTACGAAGAATTGTTTGTTGACGATAAGTTTTTTGCAATAGGAAAAATTATTGGAGCTTGCTTCAATTGTAACGGAAAAGATTTTTTCGCGGTTCCTTTTACACAGGATAGTGTGTTCCAATATTTTGATGAAAATGGTAATAGTTTAAGAAAAGCTTTTCTTAAAGCCCCGCTGGAGTTTGGCAGAATAAGTTCACGATACAGTAAAAGCAGACTGCATCCCATACATAAAACAAGACGACCTCATCTTGGTGTTGATTATGCTGCACCAGTCGGAACACCTGTAAGATCAACCGGAGATGGAATTGTTTCCGATGTTGGATACAACGGTGGTTCTGGTAGGTTTATAAAAATCAGACATAATTCTGTGTATTCCACAATGTATTTACATCTTTCTAAATACGCAAAGGGATTGAAGAAAGGTGTACAAGTAAAACAAGGTCAGGTCATAGGATATGTTGGAAGTACTGGCTTATCAACCGGTCCGCACCTTGATTACAGATTCTTTGTTAATGGAAATGCTGTTGATCCATTGAAAGTTGAAGTTCCTCCTTCTCATCCTGTTAAACCGGAATTAAAAGCACAATATGAAGTTCAAATGGATAGTGTGCTTAAAATGCTGGAAATAATAGAGTTTCCATCTGTTTCAAAGCCTGTTTGA